The genomic region AGCGGCCGAAGCCATCTTCACCGAAGAGGGCGAGGCAGGCATTTCCATGCGCCGCATTGCCGAGCGGATCGATTATTCACCGGCTGCGCTCTACAAGTATTTCGATTCCAAGGAAGCCCTGTTCGATGAAATCCGCGAGCAGTTCTTCGAGCGCCTCTACCGGCGCATGCAGGCCGTAGCCGATACCGTCACCGATGGGCCGCAGGTGAACGAGGAATGTCTGCGTGCCTATGTAGAGACCGGGCTGGAGCAGCCGGCCCATTATCGCCTTGCGTTTTCAAGCTGGTTCGAGACCGATTTTGACGACCGGCAGGACTCTTTTGGATATGCCGCCTCGGAGCGCCTGGAACTGATGATCCAGAAGGCGATCGCCGATGGCTGGTTTCGCGAATGCGATCCCACGGTTGCGGCGATGTCTGTGTGGGCCGGTGCCCACGGTCTGACCATGCTTGCGGTTACGATCCCTGACTTTCCCGGTGCCAAGGAAAAGTGCGCGCATCTGACGCTGGACGACCTCATCGCCTTTCATGCCGAGGCGACGGGCCGCGGATTTGCTACACCGAAGCTCAATGCGTGGCTGGACGCGAAAAAAGCAAAAAAGTGAACGACGTTCACTTTTCAAACGCCGTTAATTGAATTATATGTGATCCCGCCTCTAGCGCGAGGGATCGCTTCATGTCCGGCTCACAGATAATCCGGCGGCACGCATTCGCCACCAGCGTTGTCTCGCTTGCCATTGTTATCGCCGGGATTGCCGTGCTGGTCAGTGCCCTGCGCGGCGGCCCTGCGCAGGCCGATCTGGCGTTTTCAGAGGCAGCACCGGTTACGGTGGAAACTCTTCCCGTGCGCTATGTGGCGTCGGCAGAGATCGAGGCGCGCTTCCCGGGACTTGTCGCGGCGCGGCGCGAGAGCGCTCTGGCCTTCAGCGGAGGCGGGCGTCTGGATGTCATTCATGTGAATGTCGGCGACAGGGTGGTAGCAGGTGATGTCCTGGCTGCGCTGGATACGCGGACGCTGGAGGCTCAGCTGGCCGCCGCTCGCGCCGACGCCAGCGCCGCTGCTGCGCAGGCTGCACTTGCGCGCACTACGCTGACGCGTCAGGAGCGGCTGGTGGAGCAGGGCCATGTCTCGGCCCAGCGTCTGGACGAGGCCGGAGCAACCGCCCGCGCCGCCGAGGCACAGGCCAGCGCCGCCAACGCTGCGGCGCGCGCGCTGGAAGTGCAGCTGGAGCTTGCCCGTCTGGAAGCGCCATTCGACGGCGTCATAACGCGGCGCCATGCCGATGAAGGTGCGGTTCTGGGCGCTGGCACGCCGCTCTTTCATCTGGTCGAGGATGGGGTGCTGGAGTTCCGGGTGGGCGTGCCGGTTGCCGATGCGGCGCAGCTGACCCCCGGCCATGACTACACACTGGATGCGGGCAGCCGGCAGGTTACGGCCCGCCTGCGCGCACTTACCGGCGTGGTTGATGCCAGTACGCGCTCTGTCGAGGCGGTGTTCGAGCTGGAAGGCGGGCAGGGCGTGGTGCCGGGCGAGGTGGCGCGCCTCGTACTGCCCGGCAATTTGCGCGAGCGCGGCTTCTGGGCGCCGCTGACGGCACTGGCTGAGGGGCGCAGGGGGCTGTGGACGGTTTACCAGCTGACCAATGGCGCTGAGGGCTATTCGCTCGAACCGCGCAGCGTGGAGTTTCTGCATACGGCAGGCGGGCGGGTCTATTTGCGCGGCGCGGTCGATGACGAGGCCCTGATACTGGCTGCCGGGGTGCAACGCGTCACGCCCGGACAGCGGGTGATGCCGGTACGGCGCAGCCAGCCATGACCACGCTGTTCTACCGCTTTCCGCGCCTGGCGGGCCTGGCGCTGTTCCTGATGATCGTGGCCGGGATTGCGGCGCTGACGACCATGGGGCGTCAGGAAGACCCGTATCTGGCCGAACGGTTTGGGCGGGTTGTCACGCTCTATCCCGGCGCCGACGCCGAGCGGGTGGAATCGCTGGTATCGGAGCGTATCGAACGCGCACTGATGGAGCTGGCCGAGATCGACCAGACGACGGCTGTCTCGCGCGCAAATATCTCTTCGGTCAGTTTTGGCATCCGCGAGGACATCACCGGAGCGGCGGTGGAGCAGGCGTGGACCAAAGTCCGCGAACAGGTGGCGTCCGTGCAGGCGGGCCTTCCCGCCGAAGTCTCCCCGCCGCAGGTCATACGCGAATATATGGGCGCTTCCAGCATTATCATTGCCCTGTCCTGGCCGGAGGGCTCTGATGCCAGTATCGGCGCGCTGGGGCGGCTCTCGCGCGAGCTGGAAGACCGGCTGCGCGGACTGGAGGCAACTTACCGGACGGAGCTCTTCGGCGCGCCGGAAGAGGAAATCCGCGTCGTGCTTGATCCTGAAGCGGCGGCGGCCCTTGGCATCACGGCAGGCGAGGTGGCTGCGCTGCTTGCGCGGTCTGATGCACGTACGCCGGCCGGACGGATGGCCGGTGACGATTATGACTTCATTGTCGAGGTGGATGGCGCGTTCGACACCCTTGAGCAGGTGCGTGCGGTCACGCTGAGCGGGCGTGAGGGGCGGGGCTTTGTACGCCTTGGCGATATTGCAACTGTCGAGCGCGCGCGGCGCGAGCCGGACGCCACACAAGCCTGGTTCAACGGCACGCGCTCGGTGTTTGTGGGGGCGTTCATCCTGCCTGACCGGCGGGTGGACAACTGGGGCCGTCAGGCCGAGCGCGTGGTGGAAAGTTTCCGCGCTGCCACGCCGGGCCTCGATGTCGATATCGTGTTTTCCCAGAGCGATTATGTCCAGAAGCGGCTGAACGGGCTGGCGGTCAATCTGGGCTATTCGGCCCTGATCGTGTTCGGCGTGCTGTTTCTGATGATGGGCTGGCGCTCTGCGCTGATCGTCGGGTCGGCGCTGCCGCTAACCGTTCTTCTGGTCCTGTTCCTGATTAATGCCTACGGCCAGCCCTTGCACCAGATGTCGGTGACGGGCCTTGTCGTGGCGCTCGGCCTGCTGATCGATAACGCGATTGTGGTGGTGGATGATTACCGCCTGCTCCGGCGGCGGGGCCTTGAGCGGCTGGCAGCCGTCGACAAGGCGGCGCGCACGCTTTTCGTCCCCCTGCTGGCGTCCACGGCTACGACCGTGTTCGCCTTCGCGCCGATTGCGCTGATGCCGGGTGCTGCGGGCGAGTTCATCTCGATGATCGGCGTGTCGGTGATCTTTGCCGTTGTCAGCTCTTTCGCGCTGGCCTTCACGATCATTCTGTCGCTGGCGGCGTGGTTTGACGACACGGAGAGTGCAGATGAGGGGCCGCGCCCGTTCTGGCGCGATGGCCTGCGCTCGCGGCCTCTGGCCTGGGCCTATCGCAAGCTTCTCAATGCGGTGATCGCCCAGCCGGCCATCGGCATGCTGCTGGCGGTGATCCTGCCGGTCACGGGTTTTCTGGCCGCCTCCACCCTGCCATCACAATTCTTCCCGCCGACCGACCGGGACATGTTCGAGATATCGATCACCCTGCCGTCCGGTGTTTCCATGGAAGAAACCCGCCGCCGCACCGAGGCCGTGACCGCGATGCTGCGCGAGTATGACGGTGTTGAGGATGTCGGCTGGGTGCTCGGCGGCTCCTCTCCGCGCGTTTACTACAATATGCGCCGGGGACAGGCCGGACGGCCCAATTACGCTGCCGGATGGGTGCGCACACTCTCGCCTGTCCACACCCGCGCCATCACGCAGGACTTTCAGGCGCGCGCACGCGAAGCCTTCCCCGACACGATGGTGCTGGCCACCCCCTTCGAGCAGGGACCGCCCACGCCCGCCCCTATCGAGTTGAAGATTGTCGGCCCGGAACTGGCGGTACTCGATGCGCTGGGGCAGGACATACGCCGCGTGCTCGCCTCGACGCCGGGCGTTACCTATACGCAGGCCCAATTGCTGCTGGGTGAGCCGGTGGCCCGCCTGTCGACGGATGAAGCTTCGGCCGCGCTGGCAGGTTTGCGCCTTACCGATGTGGCAGGGCGTATCCGGGCGGATCTGGACGGCGTGCTTGGCGGCACCGTGGTGGAAGGCGTGGAAGTATTGCCTGTGCGGGTCGTCGGGCCGGCAGACAGGCGAGCGGCGGCGGGCAGTATCGCGGCCACGCCCTTGCCCGGCCAGGGCGGCGGCGCGATGAGCACGGTCGGCGCGCTGGGCGCGATGACGCTGGTACCGCAGACAGCTTCGATCATCCGGCTGGATGGCGAGCGGGCCAATCCGGTCTATGGCTATCTCTCCCCCTTCGTGCTGCCTGCGCCCGCGCTGGAGAGCTTCTTTGCCCGGCTGGATGCGTCCGGCATCGAGATGCCGCCCGGCTATCGTCTGGTGGTTGGCGGCGAGGCCGAAAGCCAGGGCGATGCCATGGCCGATCTCATGTCCACCGCGATACCCCTGCTGATCCTGATGATCGGATCGGTGGTGCTGGCCTTCAACTCGTTCCGGTATGCAGGGATTGTCTTCACCGTCGGCGCGCTATCGGTGGGGCTTGCCCTGTTCGGGGTGTGGCTGTTTGGCATGCCTTTG from Glycocaulis abyssi harbors:
- a CDS encoding efflux RND transporter periplasmic adaptor subunit — its product is MSGSQIIRRHAFATSVVSLAIVIAGIAVLVSALRGGPAQADLAFSEAAPVTVETLPVRYVASAEIEARFPGLVAARRESALAFSGGGRLDVIHVNVGDRVVAGDVLAALDTRTLEAQLAAARADASAAAAQAALARTTLTRQERLVEQGHVSAQRLDEAGATARAAEAQASAANAAARALEVQLELARLEAPFDGVITRRHADEGAVLGAGTPLFHLVEDGVLEFRVGVPVADAAQLTPGHDYTLDAGSRQVTARLRALTGVVDASTRSVEAVFELEGGQGVVPGEVARLVLPGNLRERGFWAPLTALAEGRRGLWTVYQLTNGAEGYSLEPRSVEFLHTAGGRVYLRGAVDDEALILAAGVQRVTPGQRVMPVRRSQP
- a CDS encoding TetR/AcrR family transcriptional regulator yields the protein MAVDAELDDDLSPAERRRRKVRDAIVEAAEAIFTEEGEAGISMRRIAERIDYSPAALYKYFDSKEALFDEIREQFFERLYRRMQAVADTVTDGPQVNEECLRAYVETGLEQPAHYRLAFSSWFETDFDDRQDSFGYAASERLELMIQKAIADGWFRECDPTVAAMSVWAGAHGLTMLAVTIPDFPGAKEKCAHLTLDDLIAFHAEATGRGFATPKLNAWLDAKKAKK
- a CDS encoding efflux RND transporter permease subunit, with product MTTLFYRFPRLAGLALFLMIVAGIAALTTMGRQEDPYLAERFGRVVTLYPGADAERVESLVSERIERALMELAEIDQTTAVSRANISSVSFGIREDITGAAVEQAWTKVREQVASVQAGLPAEVSPPQVIREYMGASSIIIALSWPEGSDASIGALGRLSRELEDRLRGLEATYRTELFGAPEEEIRVVLDPEAAAALGITAGEVAALLARSDARTPAGRMAGDDYDFIVEVDGAFDTLEQVRAVTLSGREGRGFVRLGDIATVERARREPDATQAWFNGTRSVFVGAFILPDRRVDNWGRQAERVVESFRAATPGLDVDIVFSQSDYVQKRLNGLAVNLGYSALIVFGVLFLMMGWRSALIVGSALPLTVLLVLFLINAYGQPLHQMSVTGLVVALGLLIDNAIVVVDDYRLLRRRGLERLAAVDKAARTLFVPLLASTATTVFAFAPIALMPGAAGEFISMIGVSVIFAVVSSFALAFTIILSLAAWFDDTESADEGPRPFWRDGLRSRPLAWAYRKLLNAVIAQPAIGMLLAVILPVTGFLAASTLPSQFFPPTDRDMFEISITLPSGVSMEETRRRTEAVTAMLREYDGVEDVGWVLGGSSPRVYYNMRRGQAGRPNYAAGWVRTLSPVHTRAITQDFQARAREAFPDTMVLATPFEQGPPTPAPIELKIVGPELAVLDALGQDIRRVLASTPGVTYTQAQLLLGEPVARLSTDEASAALAGLRLTDVAGRIRADLDGVLGGTVVEGVEVLPVRVVGPADRRAAAGSIAATPLPGQGGGAMSTVGALGAMTLVPQTASIIRLDGERANPVYGYLSPFVLPAPALESFFARLDASGIEMPPGYRLVVGGEAESQGDAMADLMSTAIPLLILMIGSVVLAFNSFRYAGIVFTVGALSVGLALFGVWLFGMPLGFNAIVGSMGLVGLSINGTIVVLSALRNNAAALAGEALAIRETVVDCTRHIIATTLTTMGGFAPLIIEGDSFWLPFAAAVAGGVAGSAMLALIFAPAAFVMLVRFRGAGAQVLPETAPAS